The genomic region CAAATATCACACCATTCGCCTGATTATATATGTTGGAGATAGAGGGAGCCAGAGCCATTACCGGATACGGGGCCCCTCAGGAGGCCGGCATCCAAGACCACTTGTCTGCACACTGGGCCCAAGAGGAATAGGGAGTTGGATTGCATTCAGTAGTGCGTTGTGCTTTTCAAGGATGCCCTCAATCCTGTCGAGGCAGAATCAGAGACTTTCAGACTGATAGAAGAAGTTTACTAACCTTGGTTTATTGTGCAGCACAGCGGTGAGCACAGAACTGAAGAGAAATGAAACTCAGGCTGGTTTGAGGTTTTACTGCAACACAGAACAACCTTTCTAATAATGAATGTGTCAGTCAGCTGTATTGAGTAGTAGTTTAGTAGTTTGTAGTTTAAGAATGTGTTCAGTGATTATAAATCCCTAAAACAGGAGTTAGTGTGACCCACAGTCAGAACAGCTACAACTATGAGAATAAGACCTgaggagtgaaaaaaaacaggaaacacagaaaaaacccagagcagcacaaacacatcaaacatgCCGTCTGCTTAACATGCTGTAGCTGTAGTTTATATTAACTTCTGTCAGTAGCTGTAGTTCATATTAACTTCTGTCAGTAGCTGTAGTTTATATTAACGTCTGTCAGTAGTTGTAGTTCATATTAACTTCTGTCAGTAGCTGTAGATTATATTAATTTCTGTCAGTAGATGTAGTTTATATTAACTtctgttagtagtagtagttcaTATTAACTTCTGTCAGTAGTTGTAGTTTATATTAACTTCTGTCAGTAGTTGTAGTTCATATTAACTTCTGTCAGTAGCTGTAgtttatattaatttctgtcAGTAGCTGTAGTTTATATCAACTTCTGTCAGTAGCTGTAGTTTATATTAACTTCTGTCAGTAGCTGTAGTTCATATTAACTTCTGTCAGTAGTTGTAGTTTATATTAACTTCTGTCAGTAGCTGTAGTTTATATTAACTTCTGTCAGTAGCTGTAGTTCATATTAATTTCTGTCAGTAGCTGTAGTTTATATTAACTTCTGTCAGTAGTTGAAGTTTATATTAACTTCTGTCAGTAGCTGTAGTTTATATTAACTTCTGTCTGTAGCAGTAGTTTATATTCATTTCTGTCAGTAGCTGTAGTTCATATGAACAGTACACATATTAATATATCTAATATGAATAGCGAGGCGTTCACACATAGCTCTGCTCAGTTCACAGCTGTTCCGAGTTAGTAacctaccagccaatcagaacacagtATTTCTTGTTGCTGGGTAGATTAGTAacctaccagccaatcagaacacagtATTTCTTGTTGCTGGGTAGATTAGTGAcccatcagccaatcagaacacagtATTTCTTGTTGCTGGGTAGATTAGTAccctaccagccaatcagaacacagtAATTCTTGTTGCTGGGTAAATTAGTAacctaccagccaatcagaacacagtATTTCTTGTTGTTGGGTAGATTTGGAAAATACGTTTTTCCCGCTGCGAGCACGTTCTCACGCACGAGACTTCTACCTACTCAAACAGTTATAATATATAACCTCTGTCATCAAGACATCaatatctgacacacacacacttagttAACTATAGTTTATATTAACTTCTGTCAGTAGTTGTAGTTTATATTAACTTCTGTCAGTAGCTGTAGTTTATATTAACTTCTGTCAGTAGTTGTAGTTTATATTAACTTCTGTCAGTAGTTGTAGTTCATATTAACTTCTGTCAGTAGTTGTAGTTTATATTAACTTCTGTCAGTAGTTGTAGTTCATATTAACTTCTGTCAGTAGTTGTAGTTTATATTAACGTCTGTCAGTAGTTGTAGTTTCCCTCCTCACCTTTAGAGGGAGagtttttctcagtaactggaaacataaacagaaataaagctAACCCGGAAGTGTTATCTTTCTGTGATTTGGGACTTGCGGTGGAATAATTGTGTTGTTTTACTAACTCACGAGTTTATTTCTGAGTCTTGAAGCTTCAGGACTGAaggtaaaaacacattaaagtgtCTGTTTTATTAACAGAAGCCTCGTCTGTTTCTGTGTTAGCATACTGGCTGCGCTAGCTGTTAGCGGTAGCTTTAGCATTAGCTCATTTATAACTTTaatgtttatataatataatatttacttTCTGTTCGAGCTGAGTCTGAAAGAGTGAAGAGTTAGACTGTAGTTAAAGGGTTAATGCTAACAGAGCTGAAGACTAAATGTTTACTctgatgttttaaatataaaataaatctgttaatcAGCCTTAAAACATGTTAACAGATAAAATAAACggtgtaattattattatgatcataATCTATAGTTGCagttaatgtgtgtttaatgtcaAACTTTAGTTAAATGACACCTTTCATacaattcaaagtgttttataaatgaTGGATAAACAGTTAATATGGATCAGGACATTAATGCACAATCATTTAGACAGTTTAtagtattataatattttttatctttttatctttctatttattAACTAGTATTACCCCATGCTCTTAGATTGTCGTATAGTTTTatccattttattgtttttactctGGTCCTTTCTTGTGCAACATgctttaaagcactttgtgatgttgtgttttgtttttctgtgtttattatgtattgttGAATATGTGCAGCTGTACCTCGCACTTTTAGCCCAAGACACATTTCCTTCAGGACAGTAAAGTTAATCTAATCTGATCTATAGTCTGTCTGAAGCATCTGATGATAGACTCActtcccagatagcaaaatatGTTAATTCAACGTTGAGTTATGGTCAGTACGGTTGACTTTCGGTTAAGGTCAGAAatcaacaccaaaaaaaaaaagtaattgaatTCAGGTTGAAATGTGAAATAAGAGCAGTGATACTcatcagtgttttagtgttgtGCTGTAATTGTTAGTCCTCATGATAAGTTCACAGACTTTTATACTTatattcaaagtgttttacaaatGATTGACACATTTACACTCTGATGAATATGGATTACTAATGCACACCAGTACTGTTAACAGGTTTATAGTATGAGAGACAACAGTAACAGATGTgatttgtctatctgtcacaaaacaggaagaagaagaagaacagtccATCAGTCTGCTGGACTTCACAGACCAGGACTACTATAAGATCAGAATGGAGGAGAACCAGGACCAGGATCAGGACCAGGATCAGGACCAGGATCAGGACCAGGAGAACCACACCAACATCCTGGTCATTAAAAGAgaagaatcagaatcagactCTGCTGCCACTGATACACAGGTCAGTTTTTCTTTGCATGGCACCAACTCATAGAAAAAGTGATCTGAAGTCATTtctcacacagagcaggtctacaCCGTTCTCAGGGTCAGGGTCCGGGTTAGGCCAGACCCGGGTCCCACTGAAGACTGTTCCTCTCACTCTgctcctgtgtttgtgtgtttaagggGAAAGATGACTCTGGTTCACACTCCAACAACACAGCTGACGGCAGCAATTCACCTCCACGCTGGTTTCAGTCTgacataaaagaagaagaagaagagcagttCATCagccaggaccaggaccaggatcaggaccaggacctggacctggagCACCACACCGACATCCTCATCATTAAACGAGAAGAATCAGACTCACCCTGTGCTGCCACCGATACACAGGTCAGTGTTCAGGACTTCAGGATCAATATTGAGAGTTATTGTTTAGCTCTTGTGAATGTCGGCATGCCGGCTCATGCATCCTTAGTCCAGTCCTGATAGAGTACAGATCCCAGACTAGTTCAGTCCTGATAGAGTACAGATCCCAGACTAGTTCAGTCCTGATAGAGTACAGATCCCAGACTAGTTCAGTCCTGATAGAGTACAGATCCCAGACTAGTTCAGTCCTGATAGAGTACAGATCCCAGACTAGTTCAGTCCTGATAGAGTACAGATCCCAGACTAGTTCAGTCCTGATAGAGTACAGATCCCAGACTAGTTCAGTCCTGATAGAGTACAGATCCCAGACTAGTTCAGTCCTGATAGAGTACAGATCCCAGACTAGTTCAGTCCTGATAGAGTACAGATCCCAGACTAGTTCAGTCCTGATAGAGTACAGATCCCAGACTAGTTCAGTCCTGATAGAGTACAGATCCCAGACTAGTTCAGTCCTGATAGAGTACAGATCCCAGACTAGTTCAGCCCTGATAGAGTACAGATCCCAGACTAGTTCAGTCCTGATAGAGTACAGATCCCAGACTAGTTCAGTCCTGATAGAGTACAGATCCCAGACTAGTTCAGTCCTGATAGAGTACAGATCCCAGACTAGTTCAGTCCTGATAGAGTACAGATCCCAGACTAGTTCAGTCCTGATAGAGTACAGATCCCAGACTAGTTCAGTCCTGATAGAGTACAGATCCCAGACTAGTTCAGTCCTGATAGAGTACAGATCCCAGACTAGTTCAGTCCTGATAGAGTACAGATCCCAGACTAGTTCAGTCCTGATAGAGTACAGATCCCAGACTAGTTCAGTCCTGATAGAGTACAGATCCCAGACTAGTTCAGTCCTGATAGAGTACAGATCCCAGACTAGTTCAGTCCTGATAGAGTACAGATCCCAGACTAGTTCAGTCCTGATAGAGTACAGATCCCAGACTAGTGTTAAGACCTGTCAGCCTCACtgtgtcaaataaaaacataaacatgaatgaactgaattgttattaattaaaataatgggATCAGATGTGAAGTCACTGATACCTGATCCAGCTATTTGAGTCAGTATTAGATCAGCAGCTCTAAAAGTAGTTTATCTGTTAGTCACTCCTCTGTTCTTACGAtaatgcctctctctctctctctttattctctctctattctctctctctctctctctctctctcttttgctcgcTCAACcattgctgctgtctgtctttcttttattattaagaagttGAGAAGCTGACGAGTCTAACTTTACTTTAACATAATCAAAGTGGAGAACTGTTCAACCTCCTGTCCTGATAACCTTTCTGTATTTACGTCTTAATGCTTCCTGTGATGTAAAcatgctctctgtcttttcaCTGATGGACTTGGTTGCTTGTGAAGCTCATATTAAGACATCAGAGCCTGTTTTATAACCAGTCCAGACTTCTGCTGATATTTGCTAACTTGTTTTAGCCGATTGCTGATGCTGAGATGGATGTACGCTCGGGCGGGGCGATATGGCCTgaatcaaatatcatgatatttttgacatttggaCAGTATTGTAGGGATGATTATCGGTGctttcaaaacatattttttagattttagataaataatcatcagtaatgtggatataatggctcagtggataaaggcagtctgttaaactcagaaaatgacatttttactgtcTTTATTGGCCAGCCCTGAGATATGCACATACTTTTATCCACCTGGCTGAGAAGACTATTACACATGCAGACATAGATGTGTTcaacaaagacaagaaagaaagaacttgGGAATCAAAGAGCTCATAAAAAGATTTCTTTGAGTTTATTAAACAGACAGGATAAATGTGAAGGGTTTCAGACTCCGAAGCAGAAGGAGGCGATAATGCTTGTAATACTCTGGCTGGACTGTTTGACCCGAGCAGTCTCAGTTCTTCCTCTACAGGCTGAACTTCACTCAGCTGCCTGATAAACGTGCTTTAACCTTTATAACAGACTGTGGCTCGTTGCTCTGGATGGATTCATGCAGGAAGCTGTGGCTAACTGGGAGGCTAGCAGAGTGTTAGCTGCTGATTGGTGCCTGAGGAGAAGGAAACAAATTGAGAGAAATGTTCATTTTGGGCCGATGCCgatatttattttctaatgttATTGTACATGTACAGTGACATTAAAGACTATTCTGTTCTAATCTATTctatttaatttacttttgaAGTCTTTATCATTAGATACTGATAACGTGCCGATAGCCAGTTTGGTTTTTGTGATAAAcggtttaaagtgttttttgtaaagtactaatacttgttttgtgtctgtgtgttgaagGGGATAGATGACTCTGGTTCACACTCCAACCACATAGCAGACGGCAGTAATTCACCTCCACGCTGGTCACCAACCgaaataaaacaagaagaagaagaagaacagtccTTCAATCAGAGGGGAGACCTGCTGGACCTCAACCAAGACCTcaaccaggaccaggaccaggaccagaaccagaacctgaACCTGGAGCACCACACCGACAACCTTGTTATTAAAACAGAAGAACCAGACTCAGCGTCTGTTACCACCGATACACAGGTCAGTGTTCAGGACTTCATAACCAGACTAAAGAAACAAGGACGAGTATCGAGGGTCCGTGAATGATCTGTCGAATGAACCAATGGGaacagtaaaatgaaaacacttttgAATTGGTCCAGAATAAAAGCGCTTCAGCTGACAGCCGTGAAAAGTGCTGCAGGGTAATCGTTTGGAGCCCCGTCAGTGTACGTCCACTAAAAGGactgacaggctcagattaTTGTAGGTCTGCTCAGAggtcattttctgtcattataTCTGGTTAATaactaaatctattgaacccaaACTTTCTGGGTAATCTCTACCACTGGTACGAAGCATGTAATGCACAGAGAgaccaccagatggagctgtGGTTGCTAGATACAGACCATGCTATCATACAACCAACGACAAAGAACACAACACCAAAATCACTGCTGACAAGAGGAATCCTGCTGGAGACGTTTGAGAAGGTGAGTTTgagttattatttattgtttattcaaCAGAATGAGTCCTGAACATGTTTATAAAGGTTTTACTGATGCTAACTGCTAAATGCTAACGCCAACGAAAGTAAATCTCctaatgtaatattaataaaccTGAATTACTGTAAATCACTAAATATATGTTATAGTTAAGAATAATGACCATTAACTCTTTGATTAGACTTCATCATGAAATGCTTTGTAATGCAAACAGCTTCATAATTAACAACTAAAACagtgtttcctctcttcctgtgtttgtatttcattaGATGGATACTAGAACCTTTCAAAGGGCAGCTTGGTGTTGCTGAAGGCTCACAGATGCAGAGTACTCAAGTGATGAGTCAACAGGTGTGAGTAGGGAATCATCACCTGTACCACCACCTgctaaaaagaagaagaagaagagcagaaacAACCTAAGAGCCATTTCAGACGGGACTGAAGACTTACCCGTCCATTCTATATGAAGGAAGTGGAAGAAGGCGGATAAAGAGATGTGTGATGTGCCTGATGTTAAAAGCTTTTACCAGGATCTTAAAAAAATCTAACCCTGCTTCACAGATGAAATGATCAAACACACTGCACACCACACTAAGCTTTACTCTGTTCAGGAGCTGTGAGATCCCATGAAGGTCTCTTCTGAGGAGACTGAAGTATAGTAACAGTTATACAAGAGTGTGTTCACCTTTCTATCTGCTGAAGCCACGTTTCCCAGTACAGGTAGTCTCAGCAGAACATTAACATCAAACTGTTCTTCTGTACCAGCTCTACTGGACTCATCCATGACCTACTCCTCtatcagggtcagggtcaggatcagggtcagggtcagggtcaggccAGACCCGGGTGCCAAAGAGTTCACAGCACCGTGCAAATCCGTAGCACTTCCACATCTTCCAGTTGTCTTCTGTGACTATTTCACCGCCTGATATGATACGTTGGTGCATCTTTACAACACACCAACAAAGCCAAGCCGTTCCCCCTTGTTTGGATAAATGCTTGATTCAGCAGTTCCCAACTCCTGGCTGGTTTACTAAAGAGACTGTGAACTATTCCTCAGAAAAGGTTTCATCTtgaggagaccccgaggaagacccaggacacgctggagagactatgtctctcggctggcctgggaacgcctcgggatcccccgggaagagctggacgaagtggctggggagagggaagtctggacTTCCTGCTTACcctgctgcccccgagacccgaccaggataagaggaggaggacggaggtTCCACAACTTGAAGTTGGTGCATAAAAAGCCTCAGAAGTTAGCAGACCAGAATCCTGCTGAACTCAGTGATGAAACGTGTCACCAAACCATCCGTCAGCTCACCAGGATGTGAGCTGTGATGGTTATGATGGTTATGCACATTGGCCAATTCACTCCATCCAACGGTTACCGTCATAGATTAATATCAGACAGGTCCAAAAGCATTTGACATTGAATCACTTTTAGTTTTAAATCTGAACGACAGTGTtataatatatttgtgttttaatgttttctcaTTCATGACAACAGCTGTGTATGATGTGTATGATGTGTATGATGCTTTCTTTGTTCTGTGAGGTTAATTATTAAAGTTTGATTATTTCTACACatatttttgttctgtgttttttaagcACTGCATTCTACACCTTtgcacacaaatgtttttatggatcacaaatgtcattattatatattttcgtctattttaaaattaatcaaatgtacattttagttttttaaacattttgatgtCTCCCAATTGATGTCTTTAAGGTTTTCtatttgatttgtgtttttaaaacgtAGATGAAGCGTTAGATATCATCTCACAAGCTTTTACACACTGTATTTTAATGCAAATGCAGTTTACAGACGCTGAAATACAAATGTAGCTCATCAAATAATCTTTGTGACTTACGAAGGGTTAAATGTCCAACAACATTATGGAccttttttattcatgttttccttttgcTTGGTCTGGTGTGTTTGATGTTTCGTCTCATTCTGAAGTCTTTTTGGATGATTGTGATTAAATCAGTTTAATATTCAGCTGTGACAGAGTAGTAGAGAAGTTTGTGTTGGAGAACATAAAGTGGAGCTTAGTTTTATCTAAAATACTTTATAAGTGGCtgagtattaaatatatatggcTGAAATATAAATGGCTGAATATTTGAATGACTCAACAGCTCTTGGCATCTTaatgactgactgtgtggagagtctgttattatatttcataCTCCTGATAAgttattcatgtatttgtttaatTGCTTTGTATGGAAGACTTTGTTCTGTCAAACATGGATTCTTGTACAGCTTAGCACATCTATCTGTTTTCTATGTGAGAAACTAATAATaaagagaggtcagaggtcaggttggACTTGCCCCTGCAGCTGGGTCAACTTTGAACTCtggattattttgcacagacatgatttaaataaatgttttaggGTTTTAGTATGGAAGTAAATCTGTGCAATctgcttttgaatttgaatttttagcactgaatttttttgcatcgaatttcaaacactgaatttttttttcattgaaatcagactttgaattttaaaagctgTTGAATTTCAagaactgaatttttttttcctctgaattttttctaatgtttaaaaaaaatcagtgtaaaaaaattcagtgtctcAAATTCAGAGTCAACATCCGGGTAACTAGACAGAAGCAATCGATCCCTGAATCAAATCGTTCACCATCCATTGAACggcttttaaaattcaaagtctgatttcaatgaaaaaaaaaattcagtgtttgaaattcaatgcaaaaaaattcagtgctaaaaattcaaattcaaaagcagATGGCACAGATTTACTTCCATATTTTAGATCATTCGCTTGATGTCATAtcactcactctctttctgtctctgtctgttgcCATAGATACAACCAGTAAAAAAGGGAGTCAAACATCAGTGTCACTACTGTGAGAAAGCCTTTGGAACGTCAACGTATTTAAAGATTCATCTGAGGactcacacaggagagaaaccgtacagctgtgaccagTGCGGGAAGACTTTCAGCAGAGGCGACAATCTGAAAAtgcaccaacgcattcacaccggagagaagccgtacagctgtgaccagTGTGAGAAAGCTTTCATTAAAGACAGTCATCTAAAGATCCATCAACGCATTCATACTGGAGAGAAACCCTACACCTGTGACCAGTGTGGGAAAGCTTTCACTCTCCTTGGTAATCTGCAAATCCACCAACGGATTCACAACGGAGACAAACCGTACAGCTGTAACCAATGTGGGAAAGCTTTCACTACAAACAGCGCTCTACAGATCCACCAACGGATTCATACTGGAGAGAAACCGTACAGCTGTGATCTGTGTGGGAAAACCTTCACAGTAGACAGTGGTCTGAAAAAACACCAACGtgttcacactggagagaaactCTACAGCTGTGATCAGTGTGGGAAAATGTTCACCGCAGACAGCAGTTTAAAAACCCACCAACGTATTCACACCGGAGAAAAACCATACCAGTGTGAACAGTGTGGGAAAACGTTTGCTCATGGGAATTCTTTAATAATCCACCAGCGCagtcacactggagagaaaccatACAACTGTGACCAGTGTGGGAAATCTTTCAGTAGAGACAGTTATCGAAAGAGTCATCAACGCATTCATACGGGAGAGAAaccgtacagctgtgaccagTGTGGGGAAGCTTTTGCCCACAAGAATTCCCTTAAATTCCACCAAGGAATTCACAGCGGAGAGAAACCGTACAGCTGT from Scomber japonicus isolate fScoJap1 chromosome 22, fScoJap1.pri, whole genome shotgun sequence harbors:
- the LOC128383685 gene encoding zinc finger protein 883-like; the protein is MSKGSMYKETQSGPKTDSYGTPCLTGAKDDVWSIMDTENLLFDRYEEHRSKAMPDIPSQCLSLSNKSQGAESWQHPSPNAQNHEEEEEQSISLLDFTDQDYYKIRMEENQDQDQDQDQDQDQDQENHTNILVIKREESESDSAATDTQGKDDSGSHSNNTADGSNSPPRWFQSDIKEEEEEQFISQDQDQDQDQDLDLEHHTDILIIKREESDSPCAATDTQIQPVKKGVKHQCHYCEKAFGTSTYLKIHLRTHTGEKPYSCDQCGKTFSRGDNLKMHQRIHTGEKPYSCDQCEKAFIKDSHLKIHQRIHTGEKPYTCDQCGKAFTLLGNLQIHQRIHNGDKPYSCNQCGKAFTTNSALQIHQRIHTGEKPYSCDLCGKTFTVDSGLKKHQRVHTGEKLYSCDQCGKMFTADSSLKTHQRIHTGEKPYQCEQCGKTFAHGNSLIIHQRSHTGEKPYNCDQCGKSFSRDSYRKSHQRIHTGEKPYSCDQCGEAFAHKNSLKFHQGIHSGEKPYSCKQCGKTFTRKSNLKSHLRVHTGEKPYWCKLCRKTFAHGSSLKVHQRSHSVTSC